CGCCATGGTCGACGAAGCGGTCGGGCAGGCCCAGCGTCAGCACCGGCTTGTCGATGCCGGCCTCGGCCAGCGCTTCCAGCACGGCGCTGCCGGCGCCGCCCATCACGCTGCCCTCTTCCACCGTCACCAGGTAGTCGTGGTCGGCAGCCAGGCGCTTGACCAGCGCCACGTCGAGCGGCTTGACGAAGCGCATGTCGGCCACGGTGGCGTCGAGCGCCTCGGCCGCGCCCAGCGCCGGCTGCACCATCGAGCCAAATGCCAGCAAGCCGACGCGGTGCCCGGCGCGCGCGCCGCCCTCGCGGCGCACCACGCCCTTGCCCACCGGCACCGGGGCCAGGTCGGCGGCGATCGCCGCGCCCGGGCCGGAGCCGCGCGGATAGCGCACCGCGCTCGGGCAGTCCTGCTGGAACGCAGTGGTCAGCAGCTGGCGGCACTCGTTCTCGTCGGACGGCGTCATCACCATCATGTTAGGGATGCAGCGCAGGTAGGCAATATCGTAGGCGCCGGCGTGGGTCGCGCCGTCGGCGCCGACCAGGCCGGCGCGGTCCAGCGCGAATACCACCGGCAGGTTCTGCAGCGCCACGTCGTGGATCAGCTGGTCGTAGCCGCGCTGCAGGAAGGTCGAGTAGATCGCCACCACCGGCTTCAGGCCCTCGCAGGCCAGGCCGCCGGCGAAGGTCACCGCATGCTGCTCGGCGATGCCGACGTCGTAGTAGCGCTCGGGGAAGCGCTTCTCGAACTCGACCATGCCCGAGCCCTCGCGCATGGCCGGGGTGATGCCGACCAGGCGCTTGTCGGCCGCGGCCATGTCGCACAGCCAGTCGCCGAACACCTGGGTGTAGGTCTTGCGCGCGGGCTTGGCGGCCGGGCGGATGCCTTCGGCCGGGTTGAACTTGCCCGGGCCGTGGTAGAGGATGGGGTCGGCCTCGGCCAGCTTGTAGCCCTGGCCCTTCTTGGTGACCACGTGCAGGAACTGCGGGCCGCCGCCCTCGAGCGCGCGCTCGCGGATGTTCTGCAGCGTCGGCACCAGCGAATTCAGGTCGTGGCCGTCGATCGGGCCGATGTAGTTGAAGCCGAATTCCTCGAACAGCGTGGCCGGCACCATCATGCCCTTGGCGTGTTCCTCGAAGCGCTTGGCGAACTCCAGCACCGGCGGCGCCACCGACAGCACCTTCTCGATGCCCTTCTTGGTGGCGGCGTAGAACTGGCCGCTCAGCAGCCGCGCCAGGTGGCGGTTAAGCGCGCCCACCGGCGGCGAGATCGACATGTCGTTGTCGTTGAGCACCACCACCAGCGGCAGGTCCTTGTAGACGCCGGCGTTGTTGAGCGCCTCGAAGGCCATGCCGGCGGTCATCGCGCCGTCGCCGATCACCGCCACCGAGACCCGCTTCTCGCCCAGCGTGCGCGCGCCCAGCGCCATGCCCAGCGCGGCCGAGATCGAGGTCGACGAGTGCGCGGTGCCGAAGGTGTCGTATTCGCTCTCGCTGCGGCGCGGGAAGCCGGAGATGCCGCCCCACTGGCGCAGCGTGCGCATGCGCTCGCGGCGGCCGGTCAGGATCTTGTGCGGGTAGCTCTGGTGGCCCACGTCCCACACCAGCCGGTCGTCCGGGGTGTTGAAGACATAGTGCAGCGCGATGGTCAGTTCGACCGTGCCCAGGTTGGACGACAGGTGGCCGCCAGTCTGCGAGACCGACTCCAGCACGTAGGCGCGCAGTTCGTCGGCCAGGGTCTGGAGCTCGCGCCGGTCGAGCTTGCGCAGGTCCGCGGGGGCGTCAATCTTGTTGAGGAGTGCGTAGGTCATGATGTCCGTTCGGCCGGCTCTAGTTTAATGCGTGCGCAGCACGATCAGGTCCGCCAGGTCGCGCAGCCGGGCGGCGCGCTCGCCGAAGCCGGCCAGCGCCTGGTAGGCCTCGGCGCGCAGCGACCCGGCCAGTTCGCGGGCCGCGTCCAGCCCCAGCAGCGACACGTAGGTGGGCTTGTCGTGGGCGGCGTCCTTGCCGGCGGTCTTGCCCAGCGTCGCGGTATCGGCGGTGACGTCCAGAATATCGTCTACCACCTGGAACGCCAATCCCACCGCCGCCGCGTAGCGGTCCAGCGCGGCCAGGCCCGCGGCGTCGATCTCGCCACACAGCGCGCCCATGCGCACGCTGGCGCGCAGCAGCGCGCCGGTCTTCATGCGGTGCATGGCCTCGAGCGCGTCGCGCGTCATGGCGCGGCCCACGTTCTGCAGGTCGATCGCCTGGCCACCGGCCATGCCGGCCGAGCCCGAGGCCCGCGCCAGTTCCGCCACCAGCTGCAGCCGCACCGCGGGCGCGATCGGTCCGGCCTCCGCCAGCACGATGAAGGCCTGGGTCTGCAGCGCATCGCCGACCAGCAGCGCGGTGGCCTCGTCATAGGCCTTGTGCACGGTCGGCCGGCCGCGGCGCAGGTCGTCGTCGTCCATGCACGGCATGTCGTCGTGGACCAGCGAATAGGCGTGGAT
This Cupriavidus nantongensis DNA region includes the following protein-coding sequences:
- the dxs gene encoding 1-deoxy-D-xylulose-5-phosphate synthase, with amino-acid sequence MTYALLNKIDAPADLRKLDRRELQTLADELRAYVLESVSQTGGHLSSNLGTVELTIALHYVFNTPDDRLVWDVGHQSYPHKILTGRRERMRTLRQWGGISGFPRRSESEYDTFGTAHSSTSISAALGMALGARTLGEKRVSVAVIGDGAMTAGMAFEALNNAGVYKDLPLVVVLNDNDMSISPPVGALNRHLARLLSGQFYAATKKGIEKVLSVAPPVLEFAKRFEEHAKGMMVPATLFEEFGFNYIGPIDGHDLNSLVPTLQNIRERALEGGGPQFLHVVTKKGQGYKLAEADPILYHGPGKFNPAEGIRPAAKPARKTYTQVFGDWLCDMAAADKRLVGITPAMREGSGMVEFEKRFPERYYDVGIAEQHAVTFAGGLACEGLKPVVAIYSTFLQRGYDQLIHDVALQNLPVVFALDRAGLVGADGATHAGAYDIAYLRCIPNMMVMTPSDENECRQLLTTAFQQDCPSAVRYPRGSGPGAAIAADLAPVPVGKGVVRREGGARAGHRVGLLAFGSMVQPALGAAEALDATVADMRFVKPLDVALVKRLAADHDYLVTVEEGSVMGGAGSAVLEALAEAGIDKPVLTLGLPDRFVDHGDPGFLLQQCGLDAAGIERSVRERFGLDQPQVTVASRVA
- a CDS encoding polyprenyl synthetase family protein is translated as MSDFAQWMQAQGVRTEAALQAALPDAGTVPHTLHEAMRYAALGGGKRVRPLLVHAAGEVSGAAPAACDAAACAVEMIHAYSLVHDDMPCMDDDDLRRGRPTVHKAYDEATALLVGDALQTQAFIVLAEAGPIAPAVRLQLVAELARASGSAGMAGGQAIDLQNVGRAMTRDALEAMHRMKTGALLRASVRMGALCGEIDAAGLAALDRYAAAVGLAFQVVDDILDVTADTATLGKTAGKDAAHDKPTYVSLLGLDAARELAGSLRAEAYQALAGFGERAARLRDLADLIVLRTH